DNA sequence from the Acipenser ruthenus chromosome 8, fAciRut3.2 maternal haplotype, whole genome shotgun sequence genome:
TTCCCACCTCATTATTATTGTGAAATACTGTCTCCATGCAGATATAGGATACCAGGTGGTCTGCAGTCTAAATAAAACACCTTGCTTTCCCCATGTGCAAATGTGTGACAAAAGAACACACACTGGGTATGGCTGTAGTTCTGTTAGTACCAAAAacgtatgtttgtttttttgagtaGGAGAAAAACTAATTTTAATGTTATAACGACTGGGGGGGGGAATGGACAATTTGAAAGTATTTGGAGTATTTGACAACTCattacacacacagcactgagccACAGTGTAGAGAGCGTGCTATGAGACCTTTTAAGGATAATGTCTGTTCTAGAAAATTGTTGTTATTGGATAAAACAGGAGCCGGTCCAGAGCTGAAAAAGGATGCATTATAATGAATGAACACTGTAAGGAAAtgcattcttcttattattagtattactattatCATCACCATCGCTGTCATTATTATAGCAGTGTTTGTACCTGATCTCCAGCCCATTCAGCAGCCATGCTTGGCAGGTGAGTTTTTTAATAGTAGTGGATAGATAACATAGTGTAGCACCCTCTTGTGGTCATTCCTTGTAATATCATTTTTCCACTTGCTAAACTGATACGTGACAGGAATTAAGGATGCGTTTGACTTTAATCacctggatattattattattattattattattattattattattattatttgtttatttagcagacgactttatccaaggcgacttccagatactagggtgtgtgtgaactatgcatcaattgcagtcacttacaattacgtctcacccgaaagacggagcacaaggaggttaagtgacttgctcagggccacacaatgagtcagtggctgaggtgggatttgaaccggggacctcctggttacaagcccctttctttaaccactggaccatacagcctcctgaTATACTTAAAGACTATTAAAGAAGCAACACATAGGCCCTGGTTCCTCGCGGAGTGTTCTATATCCACTTATATGAGGGCTCTCGTTTACTTTGTATGACCTATTAACATCTATCGGTAAGTAATTAGTCCTATAATATAGATTGCTGATGTTTTTCAAAGACATTTAATACAATTACTTGCATCCATGTAATTACAGGTACTGACTTCAAATGCCCTTATTAGCTATGCCCGTCTTATATAAGCACACCCTGATGCTTACTCATCAATGACCTTCTCAGCATCCCATGTAACACAACTTCAATCAAATGAAAGCCTCGGCTGCTGATTATTCTCTGTAATGGAGGGATCACACGTGCAAAGCCTTCAAAGGTTTCTTGCCCTTGAATACAAACAAAGCTTCGTTCAAAGTAACAAGGGACCCGCATTTCAAGAAGCTATACACAGCGCAGTGCCGTTAACAGGACCTCCTAAATccaaacactgttttattaaataaaacaagcacGCTGCACTGCTGGACAAATGCGATCTGAACATCGGAGCAAGTTTCCAGGGCAGGTATCGTGTGCATGTCCAAGTTTATTTTTAAGAGGGCTAAGCAACCCCACTTGGCCCATTTGAGCTGGGATGACCCCATGCAAACAACTGTGGGTACCGAGCAGCCGTGCACTGCAAGTCACTTTAATTATTCAAGAGAAGAAAGCGGCTCAGAAACAAGTCTGACAAGAGCACTTACGCTCGCTCTCAGACTGCAAACCCTCTATTGAAGTCTGTGCAAAACCCCCGAGCCGTTTCCATGAAGCCCTCTTCAGAAAACATTACCTTTACATTACATTGTCTTCATCCTCCGCATAGCGCACGAGCACCTGCTCACCACAACACTGCCCTTGCATTttaaaaagggttttttttttatcctgggcACTCGGCTACCAGGTAGGATTAATTTCTCATGAACACATCTGAACGCACAAATTGACATGAGAGTTAAGCTGGTGCTGTTACAATGAGAAGCGTGCAAACGCGAACAGCCGTGACTGCCGTGCCTTGCTGAAATGCGAATTTCACTTTGCGTTCATGGCCTTTAGACTGTATGACTAATTCCCAGTGAAGGCTTTGTAACGATCAGGATCGCGGAAGATAACCCAAGTCCTCAGTCTTGCAAGTGGCTCCAATACCTGTGATACCCGATTTGATAAACGCTCATCAGAAACTTGAAACAagcttttttgctttaaaaaaaaagacttttcagCACTTCCAATGCTAGCTCCAAATGCAATTCATGTCCACCTGGTGGCAGGATGTTGCAATTGCAGCTAAACACGTAAGAGCAGCTCTCTGTGTATCCCTGGAAACTAGCTCCCGTGTTTTCTTGAGTGTGCGGCAACATCAAACACACTGTAATCTATCTATTAAAAAGCCACGAGAGAACCTGCGAGCAGAGCTGCTGTCACTAATGAGCTTGTCCCATTCCTCTGACTCGTGTGTAAATATTTACCATGCTGTGTTTACCTGCAGTGAGCAAATGGGTCGGAGAGACTTAAACACGGGCCAGCAGTGCTACTTCAAACCACAAGGGGCCGCACTCGAGTCTGCATTCAGCACGGATTGCACTCGAGGGGGTCTTTGTGGCGGACAGGAGATAATTATACAGTTTACAAATGATGCACCGTTGAAATAATTGTTTGGGGCATTATTGTTGCAAAAAAGAACTACAGTGTGTGTACACAacgtgtataataataataataataataataataataataataataataataataataataataataagcggaGGGAGGTATTAACAGTTCTTCACATTTGCATGCGTGGCGACTAGTCTAGTTTATATGGGGTCATACAGaagacacacattattattattattattattattattatttatttcttagcagacgcccttatccagggcgacttacaatcgtaagcaaaaacatttcaagcgttacaatacaagtaatacaataagagcaagaaatacaataacttttgttcaagtaaagtacaagtttgacaaaccacaattcaataatacagcaggtaatagtgatagttacatcaggatatgattaaatagtgatagttacatcaggatgtgattaaatacaaagtactacaggttaaaaacttggcagattacagtattctgaagtacaggattaaatgcagtaaaataggggctgataagaccaaaataaagcacatttacatgaagggtgatagtgtcccaggatacaaacagaggagttctacaggtgctctttgaagaggtgagtcttaaggaggcgccggaatgtggtcagggactgggcagtcctgacatctgtaggaatcaCATGCACGATATAGGCTCATGGCGATGCCagtttccccatataaagcaatgggggggaaataaacattttcaatgaaatatatttttattatgtgcaaaattacattttttttagatcttttcaacatttaaatcatGGGGTAAATAGGTTTTTAACTGTATACTACACAATAATACGTGCAGTGTGCGTGCACGTCCACGCCCCCTGCGCGTTCTCGTGACCGTGTATAGAAGTTGTTCTTCCCAGTTTTCTGATAGCTTGAGTCGAGAGCCGTGCAGAGTAATCCGCAGCAAAATGGAGGGCAGAGTCAGCGttagaacaagaagaagaagaagtgcaTTATTACCTGGCGTGTTAAGTGTGTTGTTCGTGTTTTGCTTGTTGGACCATTTCGTTGCCAGTGCACAAGACACGAAGAAGGAGCAAGAGTGTTACAATTACGCGGGAGGGCACGTCTACCCCGGGGAGGCGTCTAGGGTGCCCGTGTCCGATCACTCCCTGCACCTCAGCAAAGCAAAGAGTAGGcttggtttgttttatatttcattgttttctgATTACCGTACCTTACTCAGCAGACTCTAGTTCAGGCATTTTCTTTGGACTACATTAATTACGTGCAAAAGCAACAGCAAACACCAAATCGTTGCAAGGCCATGCCAAGCACTGacgcctgtgtgtgtttgtatattaaCATTTACAATGCACGTTATTGCAATGTTTGTAGATGAGGTTTGAATAGCAAATACGCATCTGTACATTAACATATGTTCCACCAGACTATACGATAGTCAAGGACACCTAGGTGCAATTGTAATGCATCCGCTAACGCATTGGTATTGCACGATTTAGCCTTTatgtttaaacacacacatttaatttTACATTGCGAAGTTGAACCCCtttttgtcatttaaataatTACATGCTGTCCAGTTTGCGCTCTCGGTTAAATTCATGGGCTGGCCTTggcatgtttgttattttttacatttacttgCAATTTGAAGATTTCTTCAGTTGTCGaatgaagtgttttgtttctgttgatcTGCGTAAATTAATGGCACAGGTGAAGCTGGCTGTGTCCTGACTCACGTTGAAGATTCTAACATTCCTTGTCATCTATTGGctacataaacaaatacacaacAACGCATCAACGTGGTGTTAAATCACTTGCAATGTGCGCACAATGTTATTGCACAATAATGTAAGGTTGTGTTATACTAGCGTATTGAAATGTGTGCGAAGGCATTTTCAAACACAGGTCGTCTCTGGGAACGTTATTAGGACACGTCATGCAAACACACGGCAAGATATGGCCAACACTGGCAGctgcttttatttaaacacataGCGACCTAAGTCCATACCAATAgtgcagatgtgtgtgtgtgcactaaGGCTGCTGCTGCCAGTAGCTGTTCAACCCAAATTCCTACTAAAACTACCCGTTTTACTTTGTCAACTAAAACTATAGGGCCAATAAAATCGAAATATTTCTCTCTCTTCAGCCCTGATGCTGCACTACTGGCAGTAGTCTTTGAGGGGGTTCTTACTGGGGTAGAGTCTGCACTGGTGCTGTAATAAGAAATGCAACACATTGCTGGTTGTTTCCATACTGGCTCTATTCATTCAGTAAAAACGCTCAAGAACATTGACAAGATAATAACAAAGAATTTGAAAAGCATGTTCTGCCTGGCCTGTACTGataaagtctttattttgtttgttgaacaTTGCCCTCATAAAACCCTGTCTTTTAATGTATTGGGACTACTGGTTTAAAAACCAAGCCTTTGCGAGGCCCTTTTCATTTTGCTGCATGTCCTTGAGGTTTTCAGACTTCATTTCTTTCGTTCTCTATTCTTTCCTTTCAGTTTCCAAGCCTGCCCCCTATTGGGAAGGTACTGCGGTGATAAACGGAGAATTCAAAGAGCTCAAACTAACTGACTACAGAGGGAaatatcttgtgtttttcttctaTCCCCTGGACTTGTGAGTTTGGACTGTTATTGTAATGCCTCAATGAACTATAGTAATAAAGTGAAATCAGGGAGTCCCAACTactgctccctgcaatatgcagaGAATTGTGATGTCATAAAGGTGGGTGTGTTCTTGCAGCGCTCTTGCAGTTGATTGGCTGGTGCTCAGTAATGTGCTCTGCAAGAACGCACCCAATGTTCTGTCCTGGTCTCATGCAGCTGTATGTGCAAGTTGTATGTAGTGGGATATTGTGCTAATTTAGTGACTCCATTCAGATGTCACAATCATCTGCAACCGTTGTCTTATCAGTCAGCAGTTTGTAATGTAGTTGTGGTTGGGGGGTGGGTCATAACCTTCGGTTATTTCCAAGGTACTTGATTTAATTAGTGTGAAAGTATCAAACCCTGAATACTAATTTACAGCACGTGTTAATTTCCCTAAAAAACACAAACGAAAATATATCTCGTAGTGCAAGCATAAAAATACAGGGATGCAAATGAGACCTACTTTGCTGAGCAGTTTAATGTTTTCCAGGTTGTACTGtataagacacacctgatcttgttacctgGACGCAGTGGCTCATAGTcaggctcatagtaaaacctggaatgactcAAAGCGCTATCCAAGAGTCTTGTTTCCATGTTTATCCCTGAATGAACCTCCCCTCATTGCTCCCTGCAGCACGTTTGTCTGCCCCACTGAGATCATCGCGTTCAGCGACCGTGTAGAAGAGTTCCGGGCGATCAGTGCTGAGGTGGTGGCTTGTTCCATTGACTCACAGTTCACACACCTGGCATGGTAAGAGAACCCTCCCTTTCTACGCATAACCTCCCCACCTGAACTCCCTGCTGTCAGCTCGGGAGCTACTCTCCAACTGCAAGCTTCTGAAAAGCAACGTGCTTCCAGGAACACGTGCCGAAGAAGCTCGCCCAAGTGCTCCCTGTCTCTCCAGTCAGCTTTGCAGGAATATATTTTAGGGGGAGGGGAAAAGGACAGACTGCTGCCACAGCACACACAAAGTGTAATTACTGAATACCTTAAGAATTGGATAAAAGTGTGTCTCAGGagtattacattttgaaatgttcagAACTGTGATTGTGTTAGTTGAGATGCTCTTGCTCTCAGGACAGTTCCCACCCACTCATTCTGCAGTGGTAGTAATGTTAGTTTGTTTCTTGTGATTGGTTGGGCTAATGAAGGCTGTCTCCCAGGAACTGATTTACTTGTTTTGCAAGCAGTGTACATTTGTTCCAGTATGTTATTGAACATGTTGTCCCTGTAGATCGCACCACTGGAGATGGGAGAGGGGGTGTTTATGCTACTAGGGGTATATGCATGCTACTTGCagacatgttttctttttcatgaagGATAAACACACCTAGAAAGCAGGGTGGACTTGGCCCAATGAAGATCCCTCTTCTCTCAGACCTCACACACCAGATTGCAAAGGATTACGGTGTATACCTGGAGGACCAAGGACACGCACTCAGGTATACGGATCAGAGGGATTAGGATTACTGGCAAAAGTAAAGCAAGCTGTGTAATCCATTTTAGAAAAGCATGTTGTCAAATAAAAGATGGAATCTGCCTTGATCTGCCTTTTAATGCTCTGCTGCCCCGTGTACATTATATATGATCctgagaaaataggcattaacAGCTATAGGTATTAACATTCCCTGGGCAGTTAAGGGTTAAAATTGTTCCTAATCTTTTCCATCACAGCTAGTCCTCGCACCCCTGTGAGTTACGTGTTTTTTAGAACTGGATCTGCATCTTCCTAGGATAAATGTTTGGTGTCAGATTAAGGTGATCCACGCTGAATGAAgtgctttttcttttccttttttctaGAGGTCTTTTCATTATTGACGACAAAGGAGTGCTTCGGCAGATCACAATGAACGACCTTCCCGTCGGTCGATCGGTGGACGAGACCCTTCGTTTAGTGCAGGCCTTCCAGTACACTGACAAGCACGGAGAGGGTGAGTGACCGCGCACAGAGCTGGAACAGGAGGGGGCAGCCACAGTGCGACGTATACCAGGAGATAAACCTGTCTTGTATTGGAAGGCAGtacgttgttgtgttttttttttttttttaaaaggttttatgAACTGCGCTTGTTTCCACGTTCCCAAAAGTACAACTACAGTAGAATCTATTGTATCCAAACTGCTGTGAAGACGAATACAGTCATTTATAGGAAGGATGCCCATGAAGGCTGGTCATACTTTGTGGGACTCTCTGGCATTCCAAGGGAGACTTGCTTCCAGTTACATTTCATCCATCTCCAGGTGGTGTGAACCAGCCTATAGAGTTAACAGTGGTGGAagatgcggggggggggggggggggcacttctCCAGGCATAGGCGCAGTTCAAGTTTGTGTGTTCCACTGTACCTAAATGGAAagcttacatttcttttaaagtaaAACATACACCTGTAACACTTTTCTCTGCAAGTTGTGGGAACATGTCTTATGCCGCAGTATACTGACAACATTCAACCTGTTTTTTTCTTGCAGTGTGTCCTGCAGGCTGGAAACCTGGCAGTGAAACAGTAAGTAATCTACACCATTGTTTAgtcacatttcatacagtatttctAGTATGAGAGTCAAGGTGGTTACACTGTAATCAGGAACGCACAAACTGTGCTGTGAAATATGTCACTTTAAGCAAGGAGTGACTGTATTCTTCTCAGGTAGGAAACAGGGTTCTGAAGGATGGCGACTGGTTGGTTTCGTAGTGCAGTGTTTTGGCCTTCGTCAGTATGTTGTTGTGAATGTCAGTGTTAGAGTTCCTTCCTACGCAAGCACGTTGGCGTCTGTAATCCTGCTGTTTTGGTCCAATCAGATCAATCCTGAGGATGCTATGAAAGCATGGTGGCCAAGGGAAGACCTGTGAGTATCTGATTTTTGAACAGCTTGATTACAGAAGTTAATTGCTATGcaatttaatgtactgttctaGAGCTAGTTGGTCTGTCTCCTTCATTTTCAAGCTTTAAGGggggtgtttttttgtgtttttttttaaatgaaagatgttatCCTTGCAGACCTGGCCAAAAACTGTAAGGTAGAAATGATAACACCCTCTATAGTCTGCAATCTGTGCAAATTCATGTGCCCCACTAGACCTGTATTGATTATGTGCAGCTATCACAGGGAACAGTCTGATGTCATTGACTCCACAAGGAGCATGATAGTGCGACCAGCCTGTCCCTCGGTGCAGTGGGTATATTGACACAACGTCCCGTCTCCCAGGTGTTCCTGGAATACCAAAGTTTGCAGGAATCAACGACCGGAAAGAGCATAACTCTTAGCAGGAGCACCAGGGGCTATGCATTGTGGGTGATTTGAGGTCAGGCAGTGTATTATAAGGAGGTTTGCACAGAGCAATCGCAATAGGGGTTAAATGTATACTTACTCGGATCATCTATGCAAGTTGTCTTACCAATCACCGTTATCTTAATCTAACAGTGTAAAGTGGAAGCTGCTATGCTACTTTTAAAAACGATTGAAAAGCAGTCATCCACGGATCACTGAGTATATTGACTTTGTTTCTGTCCCCCTTTCTTTGTTTTTACAGATAATACCAGACCCCTCTGGAAAACTGAAGTATTTTGACAAACTGAATTAAACTCGACACACAGACATCATTTGTTTTCCCCCTCAAATTACTTTATTTTCAGTGGGTTCTTGCATTTCAGTTACTCAAGTTCTCAATAAAGAATGGTTTTGCTACTACCATCTGAATGTTTGCGTTTGTTGAATGCATTAAAGCGATGCTTGTAGGCTGTAATGGGTCTGTGAAGCTGTAGACCGCATTTACTGGGATTAATAATACAGATTACAGTACTGGAATTGGCAATAAGGATTATAAACCTGTTGAAAGCATTAGATTTAGGGCTGCTGTTTTAAACCAGTAAAACAAATCTCACTGTACTTGAATGACATTTAACCAATGACTGCAGttattaaatagttttttttatgatCAGCTTTACAAGAGTCAGTTTCCATACCCCAGAACAGCTTGCCCATGCCCACATGGTTTATTTCTGATAACTGCTGGTCTGCCTTTTACCCACTTTATGTACACACATATCCAGACCACAATTCAAATACTGGTTTTCTGTAAAACCTGCCCTACCCATTATTGTAACCCCTGTCCAGATATTCTTCTCCCtagagtactgtatatacatgtttGTGTTCCTCGTGTCTTTATAAACAACCAAAGAACCAACCCCTCGAGACAGGAGCTCTCAGTATAGTTTAACACAAAACGGTTTAACTTTTACCttgctgcacaaaaaaaaaaaaaaaaaaaaaaaaaaaaatcctgcaccaCCATTCAAGAATGACTCTATAAAGAATGTTTGAACTGAATCCtgtatgtttctgtgtgtgtatatatataaataaaacaaaacaattatataaTTGATTATATTCCAGCAATATAAAATAGTTTCAAAAGAGGCTGACATTTCTAGCAGCAACTTTTGTAAAGATACAGCAGTGCTGTGCTGGAGCTACCAGGGCACTCAAGAGGCGGTCCCTCGCTGCAGAAATACACTGTTCAAGTGTCATGTACAGCATTCCACTTCCACGTGCTCACTGCATGCAAAGAGGATCATGACGTGGCAGGAGCTCTCACGCCAGCTACGCGGTCTAGTCTTTACTTCACTCAGACAGCAGGCGTTCCATTGAAGGTGATGTCAAAGTGTCTCTTTCCATCCAGGTACAACATGGACTCTACAGGATAAAGAGACGACACAGTCATGCCTAGTGAAACGTGTGTTGGTGTAACTGAAAGAGAATATGGCTGTCAGGTTCTGCAATGGGCTGTAGTAAAATGTATTACATGGGCAACTTGCCCACAGTGGATCTGGACCTATAGCGCTTTGTAAAAAATATTAAGGGCAGCTGTTTCAGCATCCCAAATCTGTAAGACTGGACATGAAATCAAGCTAATACATGCTGTTATGAGACTACCTGTGTGAAGGACATGAATGTCCCAGTTTGTTTGCTCTTTAATgagttagcaaaaaaaaaaaaagcattttctgaTTCTTCCACAAAAGGAGTCTAAATTACCTCCATAACTTTTGGGTACAATCTGTGGAACCTCCTTCTCAGAACAGAATGTAAAGTGGAAGATATTGGTAGTGTTGTGCTTCCCGGACTGGCTGTCAAACACTTCGGTGTGCACTCTGACCTGGATGTGGTTGGTTTTCGTGTAACAGACCTGCCAGACAAGAACAGAGTAAATACAGGAGGAGAACGAGGCTGCAGCTTCCTGCAGAATTACCTGGAAGACCAGCAGAAAAAGACAAGCATGTCTTTCTTTTACAATGACAAACACTGAACATGCTAACGTTTATGTTAGTAATATACTCTGCGTACCCCAACTCGGCTTTAAATCCAAAATTAACACTTTAGCAGCAGAAAAAGCTACTGTGGAACATGATGCAGTACAGGGTGGTATGTTTTTCAATGAGCACTTTACACAAGGCATTAAGTGTTAGTGTTTTTACATGTTAATAGCATGTGCTCGGGCAGGCAGGATGTCAGCGGGCACTCCCTGAGCAGTGAATGCTGTGACTGGGTCTTACCTGCGAGGACAGGAACAGCAAGGAGCCAATCTCAACTGGTTTCTGAAACATGATGTCATCCACAGCCACCAGGTGAGGCCTGGAGCCACTAGAAAGGTGAAAGATATGCGCGGTAAGAAGTTGATATTAACTGTGTAGTGGAGCAGTTTCAATGGGCAGGCCGACGCTGGGGTAACACTGAAGCTGGATGTGAAGCAGCTGTGTCTGCTTGTGTGTCTTGAGGATCAACGCCTCAATAAATGATGTGTCAGTTTAGGAAAATATAAAAGGTCATTTTCCAAATTCCTCGCTGCAACAGCACTTCAATCAGAGGCGAGTAGATGTGTTTCACACAGAGACAGGGTGGTTACATTAGGAGATTGCagaacatgctttgaaacaaacacTTCTTTCCACTTACCCGTAGGTGCAAGCATTGGCCCAGCCCAGTTCATAGGCTTTCCTCATTAGGAAACCACCAAAGATTCGATTAAAAATGTTGCGTTCCTTTAAAAAGAGAAGAATTTCTAATTGCATTGAGTACACATCACCTCTATGTTTCTGCTTCTTGCCTTTGTTATGTTGGAACTGTTTCTGtagagcattgtacagcacagaggcaCCCCCCTGGACTGCAGCAGCCCCTTCACTTCAGAAGCAATCCCAGGATTCCCAAGAAATATTCCTTCTTTACAGAGGATCCAAAACAACTTTTTACTATCACCTTTTGGTGAATTCTTTTGAAACATATTAAAATGCTGCTGGTAACTGTCATGACGAGAGCAGGTTTCATTGACTTGCATACCTGGGGGTGACAGATCTCAAGACCTTTAAGCTTGGCATCTTCCATCCACACCGAGTTTGGAGGCAAAACGCGACTACGGAAGCTCACGGTCCTGTAAAGCAACGGGATTCATTTAATAaccttaataaacaaatgtaataaaCTGTATAGattgttttaaaaggaaacaatAACGCTTTCCACGAGAAAGTATAATTTCAGTCTGACACTAACTTGGTGCCCTGTGTAAACATAGCCTGTGTGTCTTCTACCAGCCCCTGTAATGATTCACTAATGTGACCATACGACACGTATCACAATATGCAGTCCACGATATGACACATATCACGATATGCAGTCCGCGATATGAcacgtatcacgatatgcagtcCACGATATGACACATATCACGATATGCAGTCCGCGATACGACACGTATCACAATATGCAGTCCACGATATGACACATATCACGATATGCAGTCCGCGATACGAcacgtatcacgatatgcagtcCGCGATACGAcacgtatcacgatatgcagtcCGCGATATGAcacgtatcacgatatgcagtcTGTGATACGATATCTGTCACGATACATGAGGTGGTCCTGattggctacttgtatgatgcataataagatcaaatgataatTTAATGAGATATGGagaccaactataaaacacacttattctacCTTCAAGAACCGtctggtgaactacaatgagctctAATGCTTTTGATCTTGCATCACGACACAAAGGGTACATACCATTACTGCAATACGATATAGAAAAGAAAGC
Encoded proteins:
- the LOC117962428 gene encoding peroxiredoxin-4-like isoform X2, producing the protein MEGRVSVRTRRRRSALLPGVLSVLFVFCLLDHFVASAQDTKKEQECYNYAGGHVYPGEASRVPVSDHSLHLSKAKISKPAPYWEGTAVINGEFKELKLTDYRGKYLVFFFYPLDFTFVCPTEIIAFSDRVEEFRAISAEVVACSIDSQFTHLAWINTPRKQGGLGPMKIPLLSDLTHQIAKDYGVYLEDQGHALRGLFIIDDKGVLRQITMNDLPVGRSVDETLRLVQAFQYTDKHGEVCPAGWKPGSETINPEDAMKAWWPREDL
- the LOC117962428 gene encoding peroxiredoxin-4-like isoform X1 yields the protein MEGRVSVRTRRRRSALLPGVLSVLFVFCLLDHFVASAQDTKKEQECYNYAGGHVYPGEASRVPVSDHSLHLSKAKISKPAPYWEGTAVINGEFKELKLTDYRGKYLVFFFYPLDFTFVCPTEIIAFSDRVEEFRAISAEVVACSIDSQFTHLAWINTPRKQGGLGPMKIPLLSDLTHQIAKDYGVYLEDQGHALRGLFIIDDKGVLRQITMNDLPVGRSVDETLRLVQAFQYTDKHGEVCPAGWKPGSETIIPDPSGKLKYFDKLN